TCATAATTGGATTTTATCAGTGTCCAGCGCCCTTACCACAGGGCCACGCTGTCTCAGGTTTTGTAAGAAAAAAGCGACAAGCAGTTCGACATAATTTCTCTTATCAGGTAGCATgctgaaatgaaaagaaatctAAATATTTGGGATTTTATCAATATCTCTAGTCTTGTGAACTGAAGACGTCCATTCGCATCTCCAATTCTACGTGAACTAAGCTGAACTACATTTGATCTTGAAAACAGTTATGCTAGCATTTTTCCAGTTGTTCCCTTCGGACCTCACGAAAATATGCAACAACTCTTTCTTTTAATGTTCTGTGACCTGCTTCGCATAGTCATCTTCTAAAAAGCAGTTTTTACGTTTTATCAATTATCCAAGCGCATAAATGCCAAGTGCTATCCATCCCAGGACTGCAAGTTATGTTAATGAAGTATCGTTGAGTTTTCGAACGAACTACAACTGTTTCTAGACTGTCAAAGAAATGATGAGTACCAAACTCGCAGATAAGTTGAGGCACCTCATTACAGATAACGAAACACACCCCCACGATTACTACGGCACACCACGTTACGACGTGCCAATCAAAACTGGGACAACGCATTTGTCTGTTCTCGCCGCGAATGGAGATGCAGTGTCTCTTACAAGTTCTGTCAATGGATAGTGAGTATGATTTCAATGATTACTTCATGCAGTtcataattatttctttcatagCCGTGCATTACCATTTTAACATCGACGATGAATTTGTTGGCTGTACACAATATTCATCACTGGCAGTCgatttaatttttcatttttgccccgTGTAAACTAGCCAAGCAAGCCTCTCTtacgagcaaaaattattttcagtgcGCCAACTAGGCTTAGTATGCAAACTTGAAATTAATGAAaggcaggagccgatgagttgGAACaagcaactccactacattcctgtcactgcgttttcacagaccgatttatttttagatcgaatctactttgaatgagactcccgtgggagtaccatgaccaatcacaggaaacttagtgacgtcactgcgtcactggaccggaactacctttctttcacaaaagaaaaggtattctaaaaatagatcagtctataaaaatgccgtgacatgctcctactcatcggctcctgtgaAAGCTCACTTTAGTTCCTAAAACAACTGCAGAGCCACGTCAGTGGTGGAGTGAAAAACGAAAATGTGGCATCAAACAAATTCGTTAAGGGTCaacttcgctctgacgaaggaatAATTCTCGCAACGTTAGCTTCGTATACCCTTTTCTAGGTTGTAGTTAAACCTTTGTCAAAATACTTGATACCACTGAAATTTTCTTGTTCGACTTGAACTGATTAAGCTACTGGGCTCCTGTTATATGTCAGACGAGTGGTACAAACATTTCAGTCTCTGTGCTTTTCCAGCTTTGGGGCAAAGTTTCTATCAAACAAACTTGGCTTCGTGTACAACAACGAAATGGACGATTTCAGCTCGCCTAACGTAACAAATGAATTCGGTCTTCCGCCATCACCTGTCAATTACATCAAGCCTGGCAAGCGACCCCAGTCCTCAACAGTGCCCGCGATCATCCTGGACAAAAAAGGCAATGCGCTGATGGTAATAGGCGCTGCTGGGGGTACCATCATTACAACTTCAGTGGCACAGGTTAGATTGTGATAGTAGAGATTTTTTCACACTTACGTCATGAAAAGCCGTGTTCGCACCAATAGCTGTTACttagttatcagcggttttgacacacaaacgaggctaattgGTCATTTCCCATTGCACTGACCCTTAGCCTTgtttgcatgcagctgtaaacaaaagaagctttgtctgcgggctcaactgtaatagcAGCTTTTAAAATAGGAAATTAGACTTATTTACACCTATTGATGGCCTTTGTTATTAGCAACGGAAATATCATCAACGTGTCGTTTACTTTTCAGGCAATTATGAACTACTTTTGGttcaaaaaaaatttgcagACCGCTATTACAATGCCTCGAGTACACGATCAACTCTATCCAAGCTCTGTGTTCGCGGAGACTAAATTCCCAAAAGACATTGTCAAAGGATTAGAGTTACTTGGACACAAGGTTAGTCCTTTGGGTCATGGTTTGCTCCCGTCTCTCAAGTCGATGTACGCGAGGGGCTGCTAAGCGCGAAAGATGAGTAAGAATTGCGATACTCGGTTACGATTCTTGACGGCTTGGCAAACTCCCAAGAGCATCAACTCGATTGGCGCACAGTTAAGACCATGaactgagtgttttgcaataATGCCCAAGTTTCTTAAACCTTGTACGAGTAAAAACACCGACACATTTCTTTAATTTGCTTGGTACCTCCCGcgaaaaattgaccaatcaaaacctCAAGGTGGTGGAAGCAAACAAAATTAAGAATGATGCCACTAAATCTTCCGCAGTCACTGTGACGATAAACTACCTGCCAGCCACACAGTACTATAAAATTATACTGGATTATTTCTGGCAGCCAATCACAGAAGACTGTACCGCaacagataaaaaaataaataaccatACTTCAATAAGAAGCACTCCTTAGAGGTGGCTAGAAATTACTTTGAAACACAGTCCTCTTCAAATGCAACAGCACCTGACGCCGAGCAAAGGGCACTCGTCGTTACTAAACAAGAGAGCTGTGTATATAACACAAACTTGAACCTTAGCTTATCAACACTAGCGGAGAGAAATAGCAGCAAACGGAGACTAAAGGCAATAAAATGACAAAGTCCTCGCGCCAAACTCCATAGCCCTGATGTATCCCATAAACCGTCCACGACCTCCTATCGTGCCATCAGAATGATCAATTTTTAACCAACTTCTCTTGTCACTCGATCATGAAAAATTCTGTTTTTTCTCTCGCCACGATAAGGCGCCAAGTTCGAAGATTCAGTTATGGGAATTCACATCTTTTCTAGTTTTATTGCACTAAATAAAAGCCAACTTTATCTTTGCGTCTCAGGTTGAAGTTAGTGACGAAAGTCATGGAGTTGTCCAGGGAATTGTAAAGAATCCGCACAGATTCAAAATAGTTGATAACCACGGAAAACGAAAGGGATATGTGTACAGTTTGATACCAAAAATCTACGCCGAATCGGATTACAGGAAAGGAGGACAGCCAGCTGGATATTAACCCAATCTACCATCTTATGTCCAAAGATACACTTGAGATGGATGCACAATGACTCAAAAAAGTCACGACATTTCCTTCAAAAGTCTGAGCATAAACTACTTATTTTTAGCACTGGGATTTAGTGTTTGTTATAGTTATTTAGTGTAAGTTAGGATCAGGGTTATGCCCCCTTTATATAAAAGATTCTTTATAGAAGTCGATTTTAATGTTGGGTTGtctgggtgggggggggggggacggaGTACACTCGACTGAGTCAGGTAGAGATCGATTAGCCTATCGCTTGTCTCCTTGGGTAGCAGGGCTTAAGTGGCATTTCATGACATCTTCAGTGTGTGTGTACTACACACAACAAAACAGGTATCAGCCAATCGTCTCACACCATTTGCTAAATCCATACTGGGACTGGAACATATCCATTTGTTTGAATCACCAAGGATTCCTCGGTCCGATCAAAAAACTTTTTACAGCATCATATTAGAAGCTACAAGAAATACATTTGACAGTTTTCATTTGCAATCATATTGATATTTCTGACCTCATTATGTCGACTCCATGGCCCGAAATATCATGAACAGGGAGCTTACGAATCGACGATTTCGGCTCGACGATGCCGTTGGATTTAGTGACATGCCTACTGCGCATGCTTGTGAGGAAACTTACCCGGCGGCGTCGCGCCAAATTGGACGAACTTACTGAGAGCAATTTGCCGGCGTCTTAAGACAGTAGGACGTGCGGCTAGTTTTCGATGTTTTCTCCTGATAATTAAGGTCTTTTTGGAGAAGCTTTTGAGGGGAGGGCAACTTGTGATTGTATCTTGAAAGCAGATGGCGCCATCGACCGTAAATCATTTCCATCATGTGGTTTGTTAAGATGGAAGGCTCAggagttaaaaaaacaaaatgtcaatACCTGCAAGGATAGTCAGCGCTTGAGATATAAGAATAAAGCAGGTACCGAAGCTCCCATTAAACCATTGTAAACAGCTATCTCGTCAGGTAGCTGCACTGATCTGATCAGCAAGTTCATAAATGCCCTCGCTGTAAAAACGAAACTCAATCATGCATTCGTTGTGTGTTTTTGCGTCTAAATCAAATCTTTCGTAGTTCCAGGACGGAAACTCTGGATTTGCTGACTTGTGAGCATCGCATAAGAGAAAATTCTTGTTTGTTGATAAACTTGTTTCGAGTAACGTAAGCAAGACAAGATCTCGTTTCTCTAATGTTAGGCATCTTGTTTTCGACTACATGTtacattaaattcattttaaggTTACAATTTATAATAAGGCAGGAAATTCGCCACACGACCACAGCGTCGTCGTCGTGTTCACTAAGAATCGCAAATTCCAATTTCTGCAGGACAACGACCAAAGATATGAAGTGCCAAACGGCGTCGTCGAGCTAAAGTCGTCGATTGGTGAGCTCCTTAATTATTCCATATGACGTCATtagatccaaaatggcgacgTTGGTTTCGGAATGAACGAGAGCAGTGATTAGTTTGCATATTGAACCACAAAATATCTGCTGTTGGGCAAAAGTTCAAAACACAAATCTGTGGGTTGGTGCATAACATGattaaaatgaaatatttttctacCTCTATCAAGAGATCTTCATTTGCTGCGTTGAGAATACAATTCAAAGAGAAGAAACATGAAGTGAAGATATTGAGACAGTTGAACTGTAAACATGTCTTCATTAACAAGTCAAATTGAAGTCCTTGCTATTGGTGTACGTTTTTATTTGTGATTTAATATTCGAATATCTTGTTTGGAAGCATTTCCCTCTAGTTTTAAAGTCACTGAAGTCTTCAGCGTCACATCATGAAAAGTGAAACATGATCATCTCAACCGTGCAGAGTCGTTTCTAGTACGTCCTTctcatccaggtgatctggtgacataattcggaggactgggacgaaaaattttaacgccgtatcccacaaccgcgcgcggccttattttcaaattcaacatggcagaggcgaggttagagctcgtcgagtctacttgaatgttcattcagtaacaggaaatgtggtagacacggaatgatctgttgagttttggcgatggaaatgctgcagggagtttggaaacaacacctaaggccgcacgtggttgtgggatacggccttaaaatttttctaccgagtcctccaaattacgtcaccagatcacctggatgagCTACATTCGACATCATAAGTTACAAGAAGCTTGGCATCTTATTAGACACATCAACATTTTCTCCTCAAGAATTTCAATATTCAGGGTCAGTTTATTCAGATGAGCTAGAGGAACCGCACTCTGATTTAGTTCCGGTTATACTGGTCTCTATCAGATATGTGCTACGTTTGTTCAAGACGGCTCAACCGTACAACCCTAGAGCAGCCTTGGAGCCACAATCTTAGCCATGTGATGCACTCGTGCCATTCACCTGTTTTCCTAACTCTGAAACTATGACCAGCCAATCAGTGCTTTGAGGCCTTCATGCACTGATAATTTCAACAACCCCCATGTCATGCACTAGTGCCGTTCACCTGTTTTTTTCAATCTGGCACTGCAATAAGACCAGTCCATTACTGCTTCGAGGCCTTTATGTACCGATAACCTAAAAGATTTCAACATCCCCCATCCACCGCCAAGGGAAACACCCCCGGGGGGTTGAAACTTTGCGCTTAGACTTGACAGTACACTTCGTGGTATTTATCACAAGTTATCACGCACCTAAATTAGTTGCAATACTGGACATAAGTGGACTACCACGAAATGAACAAAGATATCACAAGGCTACGGGTTCAGGCAGTTTTTGCTGAGGAATAGAAATTCTAAATTTCGGAACTTCTCCAAGTTGAGAGTCCGAGGCTTCGGTATCGCCGGGTATTGCATATCAACTTGTCCAATTTATCCCCCCGGGGAGCACCCGGCACCCTGGGAGACGGGTCAGAACCAGATGAAACTTTCAATAAAGGCTCCTTGAACACGGGGCTCCGGCCCTTAGAGTCGGCGAGCCTGCCAAAATTACTGACATTCAGTTCACTGAGTTTTCCCTGCGTGCACATCCCAGGGTGAATGATCCGTTGACGAACGGGTGATTTTTGGGCGCTTTTCAAGCGACATCTCAACAGCTGATCACGAAGATTGACATCGAAGAAGCTGTAGATAACAGGGTTGGCGCATAATTTCCCCAGCGcgagaaagcaagaaaaatcgCGGAATATCTCGAAACTCTTCTTCTTTGGGTGTCCGACAGTTTCTAAAGCGTAAAGAGCCGCTAGTGGAGCATAGCAAAAAATAAATGTAGCCATGACTATTAAGTTCATGGCCACGGATTTTCGCTTGGCCAGAGGCACCGCGTTGGATCGGAGAGAACAAGCGAAGCGGCGATGGATATTCGCATGCATATCAGGAACCACTTGAGGCAAACTAGAACTGTTTGAAGAGCTTGAATCTGGCCTTAACAGTTTACTGACAACCACAAAGTATGTTATTGTCATAATTGTAATTGGCAACAGAAAAACTGCCCACAATTGAACAAGCGAGAACAGCTTATCTTTCCATGGCAAAACAAGATGTTTGTCGCAAGCAAATAGCAAAGCCCTGGGTTGACGCTTCGATCCCAAGAAATAGTAAACGACAGGATTAGCAAAAAGCAAAGCGTAACACCACGAGAAAACACTCATGTACCTTGCTTGTCGCCGCGTAATTTTGGAGAGCGGATACAATATGGAATACAATCGATCCATGCTTATCATAAGCAAAGTGACTGTTACTGATCCTAAAGCAACCGACTGGGCGTATTCTAGCAATTTGCAAACAGTGGGTCCACCAACAAGGTATTTTCCAAGTATCGTCTGTTGTATCTTGAGAGGAATGGCAATGCACGCCATCGTCAATTCTCCAATCGACAGATTCACGATTAAACTGTTCATTGCGGACATACGAGGAGACCGCAAACCGCAGTAACAAACCAGTGCGTTTCCAGCCAAGGAAACTGTCAAAATGAGTGATAAAGCGATAACTTTGCCAACGGTTAGAGTGTCGTGGTGAACCACATTATCAGCGAGTTGTGTTCTTTCTATAGAGCGCATCAAAACATTCGACGAGTTTACCAACGAAATCATTGTGGATTGATACACTCCACTAAGAAGTTGTCAACTCTCCCTTTCAGCTTGTTCCAGAAACGCTACCTTTAGAAAAACCGCTTGCCCAAAGCGTGGCCGGCGATGGAGCAGAGCGCCGGCCTTAGGTGATAAAGTTCGTTTTTACAGGCACGACTTTAAACACAGTATAGGATATTTGCTATGGATGACACGCTAGTCAGGTGGCGTGACATTTGGCGGGTGTTCTTCCCGCCACGTCACTCGAACACCAGCGCCGCACCCTGTGAAGTCATCACGGAGTGTGCTCCAAGATAAACAACTGCTGAAATGAGTCAACAAAGCCAAAGAACATGTATGCCATAGTAAACGAAGGAATCTTAAAACAACAAGACGCTTCCAAAAGCCCTATAACAAACAACGCCAGATATTATAAACACAGGAAAGCATCAGCGAAGTGCCATGGAGAACGCCAAACGGATCACTAATTGCATTTTATATTGCGCTGTGTTTCTGTTACATGAAAGCAAACAAGCAAGTAATGTCGACAACTGAAGCCGTGAAACGATACGTTATGCACCGACGGAGCGATAATAATGACGACCTCTAGACACGGTGTTTGCGTTTTTTGGTGGTTTGAACACATAACTAAGGCATTTATAACCTCAAACCGAA
The Acropora muricata isolate sample 2 chromosome 3, ASM3666990v1, whole genome shotgun sequence genome window above contains:
- the LOC136912265 gene encoding orexin/Hypocretin receptor type 1-like, coding for MISLVNSSNVLMRSIERTQLADNVVHHDTLTVGKVIALSLILTVSLAGNALVCYCGLRSPRMSAMNSLIVNLSIGELTMACIAIPLKIQQTILGKYLVGGPTVCKLLEYAQSVALGSVTVTLLMISMDRLYSILYPLSKITRRQARYMSVFSWCYALLFANPVVYYFLGSKRQPRALLFACDKHLVLPWKDKLFSLVQLWAVFLLPITIMTITYFVVVSKLLRPDSSSSNSSSLPQVVPDMHANIHRRFACSLRSNAVPLAKRKSVAMNLIVMATFIFCYAPLAALYALETVGHPKKKSFEIFRDFSCFLALGKLCANPVIYSFFDVNLRDQLLRCRLKSAQKSPVRQRIIHPGMCTQGKLSELNVSNFGRLADSKGRSPVFKEPLLKVSSGSDPSPRVPGAPRGDKLDKLICNTRRYRSLGLSTWRSSEI